GCTGTACCCGTTGTCAAGAGATCATGAACCACACGATCGTCGCCATGGTTGAAGAAAAGATTGTCCGTGTTCAGTGCAATACCTGTAACGGTGTACATAATTACCGCAGTCCACTCCCAGCCAAAAAGGCTGCCGCGAAGAAACCCATAACGGCAAAGACAACCACACCACGAGTGAGTCGCAAGGATCCGGCCGCAGGCGAAAAGCAGGAGTGGGCCGAACAGATTGTTAAGATGCAGCCGGAACTGGCGATTGCCTACAGCATGGAAGGCAAGTACAAGGTCAACAGTCTGGTAAAACATACGACCTTCGGACTCGGTATCGTTAAACGCCAAAGCCCGGGCAAAGTGGAGATGCTCTTTGCCGACGGAAAGAAAATGTTGAAAAGCCAGTAAGAATCTCTCAAGAGGGCGCGTCCCTGCGAGGCGACTGTTATGGTCGCCTCCCTTTTTTTGTGCGGCGCGATCCTTGCTTTCGACCTTTTCCAGAGAACCCGCAGGAGCCATGCATCTTCATCTTGTCACTCTTCATGTCAAGCGTTCTCCGCAGTCCGTCCCTCTCGCTGCCGCCTTTCTTCAAGCCAGCATTGCCGCCCATTTTCAGCCTTCATCCCCGATCAGAGTCAGCACTGCGGATTGCATCTGTGGCACTGCTGTCGAGACGGTATTGGAAAGGATTGTCGAAGCAAAGGCCGATATCGTTGGCTTTAGTCTTTACGTCTGGAACCGTGCCGAGGTCTCCCTTTACACGCAGCAACTGCGGGTGCTTTTCCCGAGGATGATCCTCCTTGGCGGTGGGGCAGAGGCGACCGCCGATCCCGCAGGGATCATGGCGGAGGCGCCCTTTGACTTCCTGATTGCCGGCGAAGGGGAAGGGACGCTGCCGGAACTTTTGCACCGACTCCAACACGGCTTGGCGCTGGACGATCTGCCCGGGCTTTTTCGCCGTCAGGACGGGAGAGTTGTGCATACACCCCCTCCTCCACCCCTCTCCCTCGACCATCTCCCCTCCCCCTGGCTTGCCGGACAGCTTGATGCTTATATCCCCGACGGGGTTCTTTGGCAGTTAGCGCGCGGTTGCTCTTTTGCTTGTGAATTCTGCTTCGATGGCATGGGAACGCGGACAGTGCGGCGCTTCCCCCTGGAGCAGGTTGCAGCGGAACTCGATTATCTCGTGCGCCATGGCGTCCGTCAGGTTTTCGTCCTCGACTCCACCTTTAATCAGGATCTCAAGCGGGCAAAGCTCATCCTGCAAATGATCCGGAAGCAAGCGCTTGGCGTACACTTTCACTTTGAGATCCGTTATGAATTTCTTGATCCCGAACTGGCCCAACTCTTTGCGTCGATTTCGTGCTCTTTGCAGATCGGTCTGCAGTCAGCATCGCCGCAGATTCTCGGCATGGTCGGCCGCAGCTTCGACCCCAAAGAATTCAGCCGCAAAATCGCACTGCTGAACCACGCCGGCGTCACTTTCGGTTTCGATTTAATTTATGGACTCCCCGGCGACTCGCTGCCGGAGTTCTGCAAGAGTCTCGACTTTGCTCTCGGACAATATCCCAATCAGCTCGACATCTTTCCATTAGCGATCCTCCCCGGTACCCCCCTGGCGGGCAAAAGCGGAGAGTTGCAGCTGCAGTACCTGCCACATCCCCCCTACACCATCCTGGCTACGCCGACCTTTTCCGCCCGGGATCTGGGCGGCGCCCGCCGCCTCGCCCAGGCCTGCGACATCTTCTACAGTCGGGGCAAGGCAGTGGCATGGTTTAACTCCATCGCTGCCGGACTAAAGCTCTCCCCTTCCGTCCTCCTCCTCGCCTTTGCCGACTGGGTTCTGGCGGAGATTGGCCATGACCCTAAACCTGAGGAGCAGGCCGATGAAACGATCTGGTCATGGCAGCGGCGCTTTCTCAGTGAGATCTTTCCGCGTCAGAACGTCGCAAAATTACTGCCGATGGCCCTCGACCTCGTCGATTACAACTATTATCATGCAGCAATTGTCCAGTCTCCGCCTCCCCGGAGCCCTAAAGCCAGGGAACTGGCGAAGATCGACGCGTTGCGCACCCCTTTGCGGCGGAGTGACTCCGCCCGCTTCGCGACCTTTCACTATGACATCGAGGAACTTTTGCAGCTCGGTGCGCCACAGCTCACCGCGGCCGTCCCCATGCTCAAAGCGGTGGGTTCTTTTGCCGTCCTGTATTCCGGAGACGGTGCAGTCTGCACGGAAGTTCTCCCGCAAATGTATTTCCAGTTACTGATGGAGCTGAATGGAAATCGGCCGGCAGAAAAGCTGGCCGCCACGCTGGGAATCAGCAGCAACGAGGCCCGGAAATTTTTAAAGATTGCCCTGCAAGAAGGGATCGTCGCTGCCGCACCCGGGCGAGAAATCCCTGCTTTGAAAAAAAATTGAAAAAATAGTTGCATTGGCGGAGGAGAGCGTGTAAAGTTCGTCAGTAAGTTTGTGTAACCTTTTTTGTTCAACAATTGACAGCGTGTCAGTAAGGAACAGAACACACAGACATCCAGTTTGTGTGTGTTTTTGTTTGTTGTTACAAGAAGTAGAGTTTGCACAACAATTTCAACCGGCCCCAAGGGGGACGAAAAGGAGCAAGACAATGGCAGAAGGTACAGTCAAATGGTTTAACGACGCCAAAGGGTTCGGATTCATTCAGCAGGACAATGGTCCGGACGTCTTTGTTCACTTCTCTGAGATTCAGGGTAACGGTTTCAAATCCCTTGCCGAGGGCGATCGTGTAACGTTCGAAGTCGGTCAGGGCCAGAAAGGCCCCCAGGCCTCGAAAGTCAACAAGATTTAATTCTTGTTTGCTGACGCAGTGATCAATAAAAGCCCCGTGCCTCTGCACGGGGCTTTTGTTGTATTCTCTTCACTTAAATTGACCCGCAGTTAAATACGAACGGAGAAATGTCATGGCGATGGATGTTGTGGACTACGAAATTTTCGGTAATGAGATGCAGTACGTCGAAGTCGAGCTCGATCCGGGCGAGGCGGCCATCGGCGAAGCCGGGGCGATGATGTATATGCAGGATGGTATCGAGATGGATACCGTCTTCGGTGACGGCTCGCAGCAGGGGGGCTTCTTCGGTAAAGTCCTCGGCGCCGGCAAGCGCCTCCTCACCGGTGAGGGGCTCTTCACCACCATCTTCCACAATGAAGGGCGCGGCAAGCGTCGCGTCGCTTTCGCCTCCCCCTACCCGGGCAAAATCATCCCGGTGCAGCTCTCCGCCATCGGTGGCACGCTCATCTGCCAAAAAGATTCCTTCCTGTGCGCCGCTAAAGGCGTTGCCTTGGGGATCGCTTTCCAGAAAAAGCTCGGCGTCGGCCTCTTCGGCGGCGAAGGGTTTATCATGCAGAAGCTCGAAGGGGACGGCCTCGCCTTTGTTCACGCCGGCGGCACCCTGAAAGAGTTGGTCCTCGCCCCCGGCGAATCGCTGCGCGTCGATACCGGTTGTGTCGTCGCCTTTCAACCGACAATCGATTTCGATATCAAGTATGTCGGAAAAGTGAAGTCGGCCATCTTCGGTGGCGAGGGCCTCTTCTTTGCCACCCTCACCGGCCCCGGAAAGATCTGGCTGCAATCCCTCCCCCTTTCCCGTCTCGCCAACCGGATCATCCTCTCGGCCCCGGCAGCCGGCGGTCGTTCAGTCGGCCAGGGCTCCGTCCTCGGGGCCGGCATCCTCGGCGGCATCCTCGGCGGCAGCGACGATTGATGATACCTTTTTCTGCACGCCTCTTTGGCCCGCAACTCTCCGGCAGTGGGGTTGCAGTGACCGGAGTATGGCAAGAAGATGACAAGCTGCAGATTGCCAGTCCGGAGCAGGAGTGGAGCTCTACGAACCTGTCCATAACCGCGAGCGGCTTTAATGCTCGGGGAATAAAAATTTCCTGGCAGGACGACCGTGGTGAATTTGCCCTCTATATCGACGATGCCACCGCGCGCGACCTTTGTCTGGCCGGGGCGCCGGAGCTTTACGTCCCGCATCTGCAGCGCGCGGGTCGGGCGAAAAGCGGCGTCGAGCGCCGCTTCCGTTGCGGCTGGGCACTGCTGGGCGGACTATTTCTGATCCCCGTCCTCCTCCTCGGACTCCTTCTTCTCAAGCAGGATGTTGCCGCCGACTGGCTCATTCAACAAATTCCGGTGCATCAGGAAGCCTGGATTGGTGATATGGTCCTTTCTCAGAGTCGCCTCTCCATGCAGCTGATCGAGAGCGGCCCGAGTGTTGAGGCACTGGCCCGGATCGGCGCAAAGTTAACGACAAACTCCCCGCATCACTATCGCTGGTTCGTGGCGAATCAAAATGACATCAATGCCTTTGCCGCCCCCGGAGGCGTCGTCGTTGTCAATGCCGGACTGCTGCGCGCCATTTCCAGCGTGGAGGAGTTGGCCGGAGTTCTCGCCCATGAAATTGCCCATGCCGAGCTCCGCCATAGTCTCAAAGGGATTACCAAGAGTTTAGGGCTGCGTGCCCTTGCTTCACTGGCTCTTGGTGATTACGGAGGGACGGCGCTGGCGGAGGGGTTAAAAAAACTGACTGAACTTGGGTTTTCAAGGGAGGCAGAACTGGAAGCGGATCAGGAAGGGTTGCGGCGTTTGGTCGCAGCGGGGATTGATCCGCAGGGGATGGTACGCTTCTTAGAACTTCTCGTAAAAGAGCAGCAACTGGCTCCGCCGGAATTTCTTTCGACGCATCCTTCCAATGCCGAGCGCATTGCCGCGTTGAAACGCGAAATCGCCCTGCTGCCGAAGGATTGGCAGCCGCTCGACATTGACCTGGCGACCATTCGCGCAGGACTGCCACAACCGTAAACCACAAGGAGAAAATCTATGCCTGAGCAGGAAATGATTTCGCTGGAATGTCCCCACTGTCAGAGCGAACTTTATCAGCCGTTACCCTGGTTCAAGGAAGCAAGCTTCCTCTGTCCTACCTGCGAGAGAGTGCTCAAAGCGGAAGATTTCGCCACGATCATCGCCGCCCTAGAAGAGGAAATGGACGCGTATCATGCCGAGCTGATTCATGGTGAGATACCCGCCGCGGCAAATTGTTGCGGCAGCAAAGGGCACTGTGGGAAGGGTCACTAAAGGGGGCGAGGCTGGCAAAGAAATTCGGCACGATCCGCCTTGGCGCCGCATTTACAGCAAATGAAGAGCGGATGGGCCGAACAGAGGTCAATCTCCTGCATCAACCCCTCTTTGCGTAACTTGCAGAGATGCGGCAAGCGTTCCTCGTGCTTCGATGATTTTTCTTTATCACTCATGGGCAGAGACTCCTTTCCAGCAGAATTCCAATCTTTTTATCCTACTCTCGAAAAAAATTAAAAAACAGCCTGTTTTTTTGAAAAAAGTCAAGTATAGTTTAGTCAAGTAGTACTACTTGTAACTGAACTAACCGCAAACAAAGACAAGGAGGTCGTAGCGATCAAGGTTGTGATACCACCCACAATTTGCGGCAGTACCCTCCCGGCGCTGACAACAGTGCTGGTCTGACCCGAGCATCGGGTGAAAAGCTTTGCTAAATACGCGGGCCCACCAACAATGGTGGGCCCTACTTTTTTACACCCACCGTCCTTACTCCCCATTCTTACTCGCCGCGTAGAACCTCCAGGACTTCTACCTGCGCCGCCTCCCAGGCCGGATACGCTCCGGCCAACAAACCGAGACTGAGAGAGCCGCCTAAAACAGCGGTCACCAAAGCGAGATCGAGATGGAAAGGCATCTTGCCGAAAAAGGCGACAAGCGCGGCTAGACCGAGGCCGCCAAGGACGCCGAGAAGACCGCCGGTGACAGCCATGAGGCCGGATTCAAAGACAAACTGGCGAATAATGTCGCGCCGGCGGGCGCCGACCGCACGCCGCACACCGATTTCGAGACGACGAGTTCGCGCCAGCAGGACCATAATCGAGAGGATACCGAGACCACCGACGGCAAACGAAACTCCAGAACTGATCCAGCCGAGGGTACGGACCAGATCAAGGGCCTGCTGCTGCACCTTCATGGTGTCACGCGCCGTCATCACAAAAAAATCGTCGCGCTCCCCTTCCCCAAGATGGTGGCGTTGCCGAAGAATCGCTTCAGCCGCTGTCTTGGCCGCCGCTTCATCCTCCGAATGATTCAGGGTGATATAAACCCCGCTGATCCAGTGCTGATTGGCAAAACGTCGCAGATAAGTGGAAAGGGGGACAAGAACCTGATCATCCTGATCGGTGCCGACAATGTCCGCACCCTTCGGGGCAAGGATGCCGATGATCCGGGCGGTGGCGCGGAAGAAGAAGACCTGCTCGCCAAGAGCCGCAGCGCTGGAACCGAAGAGGCGCTCCGCCACTTTGGAGCCGAGAACGCAGACTTTAGCGCTACCCTCTTCCTCCTGAACAGTGAAAAAGCGCCCGTTTGCCAGCTGCAGATCCCGCACCTGTGCATAAATTGGCCAGACGCCGATAATCGAACTTTGCACCTTGGTGCCGCCGGAACGGACCGGCATCGACCGGGTGGCAAAAGGCGAGCCCTGCTTCGCCATCGGCAACTGCTGAATCAAGGTCTCGGCATCGGCGATGGTGAAGGTCGTTGCTTCGCGCCGCGCCCGGGAGGTACCGACCGGCGTGAAGCGCAGCTGCCCGGAGCGCGCCATAAAGAGATTGGTCCCGAGCTTGGCCGTCTCCGCTTCGGCCTTGTCATACATCGCCTGACCGATATGCTGCACTGCAGTTAAACAAAGGGCACCGAGGAGAACGCCGACGATGGCGAGGATGGTACGCAAGCGGTGGATGCGCAGCGAGGCAATGGCGATTTTGAGGACGAAGAGCATCCCTTAGACCCCCTTCAAGGCTTCGACCGGCGCCAAGCCGGCCGCTTCCCTCGCCGGTTTCAGCCCAAAGATGATGCCGATGGCGCCGGAAGCGGTCAGAGAGATGAAGAAAATCTTCCAGGAAAAGAGGATTTCGAGAATGCCGAGGCGGGCGAGGAGCTGCCCCATCCCCATGCCGAGGAGCATGCCGAAGAGCGCGCCGATCATGGTCAAGACCACCGCTTCAACAAGAAATTGCAACAGGATCGCTTGATTTTTGGCGCCGATGGCTTTCTTGAGGCCGATTTCGACGCGGCGCTCAGTCACCGAGAGATAAAAGAGGTTGGCAAGGACAAAGCCGCCGACGAGGATAGCAACGGCGGCAGTGACGCCAAGAAAAGCGACTAGTCCGCCTTTGAACATACTGATAAATTTGAGAATTTCGTCAGCGGTGAGGACGCTGAAATCGTCGTTCTCCCCCTCTTGCAGGTTGTGCAGATGGCGCAACAAAGAACGCAGGTTTTCCCGGTGAAAGGCCATATTCTCCGGGTCACTGAACTTGACCCGCAGCGCCCGGACATACTTGCGGTCCATGTTGAAGCGTTGCGTCAGAGTCGTAATCGGGATAATCAGCCGGTCATCGATCGAGCCCCCCATGCTTGCCATCCCCCGATAACGGAGTTCGCCAATCACCCGGGCCGGCAGATCATTGACGTATACCGTGGCCCCCAAAGCGGACCGCTGGCCAAAGAGCGCCTCTTTCGGACCATTGGCGAGAAGGACCACTTTGGCACCGCTATCGACATCCTCGGCGCTGAAGTCGCGGCCTTCCGCCAACGGCCAGTTCCAGACATCAGCATACCCTTCCGTCGAACCGACCAGCGTCGGCACTTCGACACTTTGATCGCCGTAGCGCAGGGTAATATTCGACTTGGCACGCATCGGCACCGAGAGATACGCGCCGGGGAGTTCAGCGCGAATCCGTTGCACGTCATTGTAGGTGAGGGTCAAGCCGCGCCAGCCGACGGCGCGACTGCCGGGATCACCGCCGATGACAAAGGCGGCGTCAGGCCCGAACATATCCATAATCTCATCGGCTTTGCGCTCGGCGCCGTCGATGGAGGCGACAATAATCGTCAACGAGGCAATACCCAGGGCAATCGCGGCAATGACGAAGGCGCTGCGCAAACGGTAGGCCCGCAGAGCAAAGAAGGCCATCAAAGTCACCCGGAGGGTAAGTCGCAGCTGTTTAATCACGACAGACCAGGCCGTCATTGAGTTCAATCCGTCTCTGCGCACAAGCCGCGGTGGCGATATCATGGGTCACTAGAATGACCGTTCGCCCCTGGCGATTGATTTGAGTTATCAGCTCCATAATCTCCTGACTGGTAGTGGAGTCGAGCTGACCGGTCGGTTCATCGGCGAGGAGGACCGCCGGATCGTTGAGGAGGGCGCGGGCGATGGCGACCCGCTGCTGCTGGCCACCGGAGAGTTGACTCGGCCGGAAGTCCATACGATCTGCGAGGCCGACCTGCTGCAAAATCTCCTTGGCGCGGCGGCGAATTGTTGCACCGCCCTCCTGACCGTAGAGGCCGGGCAAAACGACATTCTCCAGAGCGGTGAGATAAGGGATGAGATAAAAGGTCTGAAACACAAAACCGATCTTGCGATTGCGCAAGGCACTCAGTTGGTCGTCATCGAGCCCGGCTACATCGGCGCCGTCAAGGAAATAGGCCCCGGATGTCGGCCGGTCAAGGAGCCCGAGGATATGCATCAGCGTCGATTTCCCTGAGCCCGAGGGACCAAGAAGGGCGACAAATTCACCGGCCGCAATCTGCAGGTCGATCCCTTTGAGGACATCGATCGGCAGGTCACCCTGACGGTAACTCTTGGTGATGCGATGCAGATCGATCAAGGCGCTGCTCACTTCGACCCCTTCTTCTTTTCTGGATTCTTGATTTTTTCACCGCTGAGTTCCACCTGGGTGGCGACCTTGTCGCCAACCTGCAGACCGGCCAAGACTTCACTCTCCTTGACCCCGGCCAATCCCAGTTCGGCGCTGACACGGCGGATCGCACCATCGGCCCCCTGGACAAAGACCACCTGCTGATCTTCCACCCATTTCAACGCATTGTTGGGGATGAGCAAAACATCGTCCTTGGTCTGGACCACTACCTGCGCCTGCGTCGTCATCTCCGGACGCAGCTCCAGGGCATCCTTTGCCGCGACATCGACAATCGCCTGATAATAAACGATGTTGTCGCGCACTTCCGGTTGCGGTTGTATCGTGCGAATTTTGCCGTTGAAGATGCGCCCCGGCCAGGAATCGACGCGGAATTCGACCGTCATCCCCGGAGCCACCTGACCGATATCGGTTTCATCGACATAAGTCCACATCTCCAGTCGCGTCGGATCGATGACGGTGACGAGATTCGCCACCTGCAATCCGGCAACGATCATCTCCCCTTCCTGTGCGGCGATCTGACTGACCACACCGTTAATCGGACTTTTGACTTCGGTGTAGGACAGTCGGACGCGCAGAGAATCACGGGCGGCAAGGCGCGCCGCCACTTGCCTGGCGGCAACCTCGGCATTCTGGCGCGCCCCCTCCATTTCGTCTTTAGAGATGAATTTTCCATCATACAGGGCCGCCAGGCGCTCAACATTGCTCCGGGTGTAGGCTGCCCGGGCCTCGGCTTCTGCGATCTGGGCTTCGGTCTCGGCCAGTTGGGCTCGCAGTTCGCGACTGTCGATGGTCGCCACTACCTGCCCTTTTTTGACCGGATCACCAACACGCACCAGCATCCGTTCGACGCTGCCGGTGCTGCGGGCGCCGATCTTGACGATCGCGCCGACTTGGGCCTTGACGATGCCGGTCTCTTCCAGCACCTTGCGGATCGGCCCGCGCTTGACCTCAACGCTGGCGAGAATCTTCACTTCCGGTGACTTTTGTGATTTTTTCCACCACAATCCACCGCCAATCAGAAGAAGAAGGATCAGGACCATCACAACTTTCGTTCTTTTACTCATATCTTACCTCAGAGTTTTGCTGATTAAAAAAGAGCACGAAGTCTCCCTTAGCGGGGGCTCCGTGCTCTTTGCTCTTTATCATGCCAACGCGTCAAACTATTTTTATTCTAACATAAATTGCAGGTTACGATACCTTGATGTCTTGGCGGTTAACTCTGCCAGCAATGTCGGAGGGAGCGATGACTTCAACGCTTTTGCCTGCGTGTCAAACTGAGCCTCCAGGGCTCCGGCAGAGTTGGCAATTTCCGCTGACGGCACGGAGGTGAGGCACAGGTTGTAGAGTTTTTCATAGGTGCCGGAAAGTTTTTCCAAACGCGCGTGCGCATCGTTAAACTTTTTCGGCGGGGAAGAAAGAACTCCCAGTGCTGTCGCGATTTCAGCCTTCACCGATCTTAACTGCGCAAGATCTTTGTCGACAAAACGACTGCCGCCAGCCAAGGTTTCAACCTTTTTCATGCATTGATCGGTGCCGGACTTGAGACCGTACAGGGCAACGACATATTCTTTGATAAATTTCTCTTCAGCCCGATTCTGTATGTAAAGGAAAACAACGGCAGCAACAATGGCAAGGAATGCGATACCGGCACCGACTATCAAGATTTGACGGCGCAGATCGCTTGACCCTCCGCCTCGGCTGACGAACTTCTTTCCTTGTACAGATACCGGGGCAGCTGATTTACCGGTAAAGGTCGGCAATGAAAAACCTGATGAAAACTCTTTCTTTTCAAAGGGGCGTTGTGGCGGTTTTTTACTGTGAACGACGCAGTAGTCCGGATAAAGGGCCCCACAACCGGGACAATAGGTCGATTGTCCCAAGCTTTCCCCGCAATGACTGCAGTAACGCTCTCCGGCAACGGCATAACAGCGCAGCATGAACGATTCCCGGTGAATCCAATAGGAACCGCCGCATTCGGGACACTTTCCGCTTCTCCCTTTTTCAGGGATAGCGGAAAGATTCTCGTTCAAGGGCGCCGTACATTTTGGGCAAGAACATTTCATAACTCACCGCTTCTCAATCTGTTCAAAAGTGGTCTTCACCCGTCAGTTCAAAGGAGGCAAAGAGCGTATCGACTACCAGTCCTCGCCAAAACCGAGAAAAGCGCCATCCGCACCGCGCACCAAATCATCTTTGCCTGCTGCGCTAGAAACCACAGGGTCAGTAACCCCATCCGCCCCCATACTAAAGATGTCGAAATCAGTATTCAGATTAATATCAAATCTGTTTCTTGTCGGGGTATTGGAGTAGACATAGGGATTACCCCACGGATCCTTTAAATCCCCACGATTTATGTCTCCCAATGTAATAGGAAGGGATTCTGTTTCCAGAAAATAACCGATAATCTCACGCTCCAGTACTCGAACATCTTGCTTAGCCCGGCCATTTTTTGCACGAGAAACGAATTCATTGTAGGTCGGGATTGACAATATTGCCAAAGTACCGAGAATCGCAACGACCACGAGCAACTCTATCATAGTAAAACCCGCAGCAAAGGTGACAAGATGTCTTTGTCGCGGTTTGCGTTGTTGTGCGGCATAATACCTTGCGACCGAAGAAGAGCTTAGATCATGAATGGTTTGGTCTTTTGACATGGGGCGCTCGCCTTTAAACACACTTCAGAAAAAATCTTCACAGAACGGTCGATAAATAGCGAAAATTGATAATGATGTTATAAATAGACGATATTTGCATGGTGATCAAGAAAATAGTTTGATGAATGTTCGCAGAGGAAAAATCTGTTTCCCGCGTAGCTCTTGACCTGTAAATTTTTTATATATATAGTTTCTTGAATAGTAAAGGAGCCTCCATGCGCATGCGCCCCCCCTTTCTTGTCCTGCTTCTCCTCCTTTCTCCCGCTACGGCTCAGGCGCAATCGCTGGATGTTGTTAGTGCGGTGCAGCGGGCCGTAACGGATCGCCCGACGATTCTGGCCAGTCAGGCCCAGGGTCAGTCCGCTGCCAGTGCGGTGCGGGAAGCCCGCAGTCTCTATCTGCCGAAAATAGTCTTCAGCGAAACCTTCAGCATGAGCAATGAACCGGCAGGGAGTCTCTTTATTGCCCTGAATCAGGAACGCAATGTCATGAGCCCGGACAGCAGCTACAATCTCGTCAATCCCGACACCCAGCAGGATTTCGATACCCGCTTGACCCTTGAGCAAGCTCTTTTCGATGCCGATGCCGGATATCGGATCAAGGAGGCCAAAAAACGCCTGGAATCGGCTCAGGCACGCAGCGACTGGAGTCGAGAAAGCGCTGGCTTTGCCGCTTTTCAGGCCTATCTCGGTGTCCAGAATGCTCTGGCAGAACGACAGGCCACGCAGACCGGTGCAGTCGAAGCCAATGAAGTCTTGCGCATCGCCGATGAACGTTATGCCGCCGGTATCGGCTTGAAAGCTGATCAATTACGCGCCATGGTCTTTCACTCGGAAGCGAGCCGTCGTGCCCTCACCGCCCGCAATAATGTCATTATCGCCCAACGCCGCCTTGCTCTCGCCATCGGCCAGACAGAAGGCGAGATCACGATCAGTGCGCCCCTCGACAGCTCATTCTTCGACTCGTCCCCAACAGCAGCCGTCGCAGATCGTGCTGATCTCCAAGCCGTTGCTCTGGAGGTGGAGTCCCTCGCCATCGCGACCAAACGCAGTCAGGCCGCCTATCTCCCCCGCATTGATTTTTCTGGCAGCTATGCTCTTCATAATGAATCCAGCCCCTTTGGCGCGGATGCTCAGGCCTGGCATCTGGGGGCGGCACTTAAATGGGAACTCTTCGACGGTTTTCGACGTGACGCCAGTAGTGCTCGCGTCAGTGCCGAAAAGGCAGCCGCTGTTGCCAACCTCAGCGATGCCCGTCGCGAGCAGAACTTCCGCCGCGCTGAAGTCGAATTACGGATTGCCGAAGCTCGCGCCCGGAAAGAATCGGCTGAACAGGGATTAGTGGCGGCGAAGGAAGGTCAGCGGCTCCTTCAGCAACGCTACGAAAGCGGCCTGACGGATTTGGTCGATCTCCTTGCAACGCAGAGTGCCCTTGATCAAGCCCGTTCTTTTGTGGTGGCCGCCGACATCCAGCTCCTCTTCTCATTGGGGCAGGCACTCCTTGAAGACGGCCGTTTTGTCTCCACTATTTTAACGAAAGATGAGGTTTCTCCGTGAAAAAGACGATCAAGCTCCTCCCTGTAGTGATGACCTTTCTGCTGGCGGCCTGCGGCAACAAGATAGAGCCGGGACAGACAGAAGTGACGCGGGAGAGTGTCGGAGGCCTGCCGTTCGCAGTGGTCGAGGCGCAGGAGGTACCGGGGCAGGATCTCTTCATCGGCAGCATCGAAAGTGCCGATCGCGGCG
This portion of the Deltaproteobacteria bacterium HGW-Deltaproteobacteria-4 genome encodes:
- a CDS encoding B12-binding domain-containing radical SAM protein; this encodes MHLHLVTLHVKRSPQSVPLAAAFLQASIAAHFQPSSPIRVSTADCICGTAVETVLERIVEAKADIVGFSLYVWNRAEVSLYTQQLRVLFPRMILLGGGAEATADPAGIMAEAPFDFLIAGEGEGTLPELLHRLQHGLALDDLPGLFRRQDGRVVHTPPPPPLSLDHLPSPWLAGQLDAYIPDGVLWQLARGCSFACEFCFDGMGTRTVRRFPLEQVAAELDYLVRHGVRQVFVLDSTFNQDLKRAKLILQMIRKQALGVHFHFEIRYEFLDPELAQLFASISCSLQIGLQSASPQILGMVGRSFDPKEFSRKIALLNHAGVTFGFDLIYGLPGDSLPEFCKSLDFALGQYPNQLDIFPLAILPGTPLAGKSGELQLQYLPHPPYTILATPTFSARDLGGARRLAQACDIFYSRGKAVAWFNSIAAGLKLSPSVLLLAFADWVLAEIGHDPKPEEQADETIWSWQRRFLSEIFPRQNVAKLLPMALDLVDYNYYHAAIVQSPPPRSPKARELAKIDALRTPLRRSDSARFATFHYDIEELLQLGAPQLTAAVPMLKAVGSFAVLYSGDGAVCTEVLPQMYFQLLMELNGNRPAEKLAATLGISSNEARKFLKIALQEGIVAAAPGREIPALKKN
- a CDS encoding cold-shock protein, which gives rise to MAEGTVKWFNDAKGFGFIQQDNGPDVFVHFSEIQGNGFKSLAEGDRVTFEVGQGQKGPQASKVNKI
- a CDS encoding TIGR00266 family protein, producing the protein MAMDVVDYEIFGNEMQYVEVELDPGEAAIGEAGAMMYMQDGIEMDTVFGDGSQQGGFFGKVLGAGKRLLTGEGLFTTIFHNEGRGKRRVAFASPYPGKIIPVQLSAIGGTLICQKDSFLCAAKGVALGIAFQKKLGVGLFGGEGFIMQKLEGDGLAFVHAGGTLKELVLAPGESLRVDTGCVVAFQPTIDFDIKYVGKVKSAIFGGEGLFFATLTGPGKIWLQSLPLSRLANRIILSAPAAGGRSVGQGSVLGAGILGGILGGSDD
- a CDS encoding ABC transporter permease, which translates into the protein MLFVLKIAIASLRIHRLRTILAIVGVLLGALCLTAVQHIGQAMYDKAEAETAKLGTNLFMARSGQLRFTPVGTSRARREATTFTIADAETLIQQLPMAKQGSPFATRSMPVRSGGTKVQSSIIGVWPIYAQVRDLQLANGRFFTVQEEEGSAKVCVLGSKVAERLFGSSAAALGEQVFFFRATARIIGILAPKGADIVGTDQDDQVLVPLSTYLRRFANQHWISGVYITLNHSEDEAAAKTAAEAILRQRHHLGEGERDDFFVMTARDTMKVQQQALDLVRTLGWISSGVSFAVGGLGILSIMVLLARTRRLEIGVRRAVGARRRDIIRQFVFESGLMAVTGGLLGVLGGLGLAALVAFFGKMPFHLDLALVTAVLGGSLSLGLLAGAYPAWEAAQVEVLEVLRGE
- a CDS encoding multidrug ABC transporter substrate-binding protein, producing MTAWSVVIKQLRLTLRVTLMAFFALRAYRLRSAFVIAAIALGIASLTIIVASIDGAERKADEIMDMFGPDAAFVIGGDPGSRAVGWRGLTLTYNDVQRIRAELPGAYLSVPMRAKSNITLRYGDQSVEVPTLVGSTEGYADVWNWPLAEGRDFSAEDVDSGAKVVLLANGPKEALFGQRSALGATVYVNDLPARVIGELRYRGMASMGGSIDDRLIIPITTLTQRFNMDRKYVRALRVKFSDPENMAFHRENLRSLLRHLHNLQEGENDDFSVLTADEILKFISMFKGGLVAFLGVTAAVAILVGGFVLANLFYLSVTERRVEIGLKKAIGAKNQAILLQFLVEAVVLTMIGALFGMLLGMGMGQLLARLGILEILFSWKIFFISLTASGAIGIIFGLKPAREAAGLAPVEALKGV
- a CDS encoding macrolide ABC transporter ATP-binding protein, yielding MSSALIDLHRITKSYRQGDLPIDVLKGIDLQIAAGEFVALLGPSGSGKSTLMHILGLLDRPTSGAYFLDGADVAGLDDDQLSALRNRKIGFVFQTFYLIPYLTALENVVLPGLYGQEGGATIRRRAKEILQQVGLADRMDFRPSQLSGGQQQRVAIARALLNDPAVLLADEPTGQLDSTTSQEIMELITQINRQGRTVILVTHDIATAACAQRRIELNDGLVCRD
- a CDS encoding efflux transporter periplasmic adaptor subunit, with translation MSKRTKVVMVLILLLLIGGGLWWKKSQKSPEVKILASVEVKRGPIRKVLEETGIVKAQVGAIVKIGARSTGSVERMLVRVGDPVKKGQVVATIDSRELRAQLAETEAQIAEAEARAAYTRSNVERLAALYDGKFISKDEMEGARQNAEVAARQVAARLAARDSLRVRLSYTEVKSPINGVVSQIAAQEGEMIVAGLQVANLVTVIDPTRLEMWTYVDETDIGQVAPGMTVEFRVDSWPGRIFNGKIRTIQPQPEVRDNIVYYQAIVDVAAKDALELRPEMTTQAQVVVQTKDDVLLIPNNALKWVEDQQVVFVQGADGAIRRVSAELGLAGVKESEVLAGLQVGDKVATQVELSGEKIKNPEKKKGSK